The sequence below is a genomic window from Micromonospora aurantiaca ATCC 27029.
TGCGCCTTCTACGACTTCTGCCGGGGCGCGCAGGCCGGCAACCGCTACTTCGAGCACGCGACGTTCACCGCCCGAGAAACGACCTACTGCCGAACCACCCGACAGGCCCTCGTCCGCGCCGCCGCGGACCACCTCACCCCGCAAGGAGAAGCACCATGACCAAGGCCCTTGCAGTCCTCATCAACGCCGCACCCGAGCACCTCGCCCGCCTCGGCGTCGACCCGCAGCGGTCGGTAGCGTCGATCGACGCGGCGAAGTTCGACAACCGCCCCACCTGGGACAACAAGGGTAAGTTCGACAGCCGACCCGGCTGGGACAACTGGAACAAGAAGAAGTAGCCCTCCGCGACGGGACGCGCGGGGTGGCGTGCCCACCCCGCGCCCACACAGGTTGAGGACACATGCGCACCACCACGATCGGCGACCTGAAGATCCTGCTGCCGGACCTCGATCCGGACGACCTCGACACCACCACGGACCTCGCCGACGGCCTCACCGAGGCACTCGTCAACGGCGCGGCGTGGCGCGGCTCGCACCTCGAGGACGCCAGTATCCGCAGCAGCCTGATCGCTGGCGCGGACCTGAGCGAGAGCACCTGGGAAGCCGGCAGCCTCTACGGCTGCGAGATCACCCGCACCGACTTCTCCGGAGCGACCCTGACCGGCATCACCGTCGAACGCTGCGCGATCACCGGCTCCCGGTTCACCGGCGCGAGACTCACTGACGTACGCCTCAAGGACGTCCTGTTCGACGGCTGCCGCTTCGACTACGCCAGCCTCCAGCGCGTCGCCGCCGCCGGCTCGGTCGCGTTCACCGACTGCACTCTCACGAACGGCGCGTGGTCTTCCTGCCGACTACCTCGCCTGGTGTTGCGGTCGTGTGACCTCGCCGGTCTGGAACTGGACTCCTGTCACCTCGACGGGACCGATCTGCGGGGCAGCCGCCTCCACGGTCTCAAGACGTCGCTGGACAACCTGCGCGGTGTCACGCTCGGCGAGGACCAACTTCCTGACCTCACCCAGCTGACCGTCGCCGCCCTCAACCTCGCCGTCCGCAAAGACTGATGACGAAGGCCATGGTCCGGCTACTCCGTACCAGGGCCTTTTCGTCGTGCCCGCTCTCCAGCGGCGGCGTGGCCGACCCCGGACCCATCGACGGCCGGACGGGACGGATCATATTCTGATCCGTCGAAGGAGGCCGTCGTGTCCGCCACCCGGAGCGTGCTCACCCCGGCCACGTCGGCCGGTCCAGCCGGCCTGCGGCCCCGCACCTGGACCGCGCTGATCGTCCTCGGACTCGTCGGGCAGATGGCCTGGACCATCGAGAACATCTACCTGAACCTGTTCGTGTACGACACGATCACCGACGATCCGAACGCGATCGCCACGATGGTCGCCGCCAGCGCCGTGACCGCCACCGTCGCCACCCTGCTGCTCGGCGCCCTCTCCGACCGGACCGGCCGGCGCAGGTCGTTCATCGCCGGCGGCTACCTGCTGTGGGGCGTCTCCACAGCCGCCTTCGGCTTCCTGACAGTGGGTTTCGTGGAGGACATCGCGCCCGTGGCGAACGTCGTGCTGGTCACGGCGATCGCGGTCATCACGCTGGACTGCCTGATGTCCTTCCTCGGCTCCGGGGCCAACGACGCGGCGTTCCAGGCGTGGGTCACCGACGTGACGGTGCCGGCGAACCGCGGCCGGGTCGAGTCGGTGCTCGCCATCATGCCGCTGGTCTCGATGCTGGTGATCTTCGGCGGGTTCGACGGGCTGGCCCGCGCCGGGAACTGGCAGCTGTTCTTCGTGGTCATCGGCGCGATCATGGCGGTGGCCGGGGTGCTGGCCTGGTTCCTGGTCGAGGACAGCCCGTCAGTCGTTCGGCACGAGGGCGGCTACCTGCGGGCTGTCGTCCATGGTCTGCGCCCGGCTGCCATGCGGGCCAACCCGGGGCTCTACCTCGCGCTGGCGGCCTGGTCGATCTGGGGGATCTCCACGCAGGTGTTCCTGCCGTATCTGATCATCTACCTGCAGCGGTACCTGAGAATCGAGGGGTACGCCGTCGTCCTGGCCGTCGTCCTCGTCACGGCGTCGGCGGTGAGCGTGGTCGGCGGTAGGCTCATCGACCGCGTCGGCAAGGTGCGTTTCCTGCTGCCGGCGGTCGTGGTCTACGGCACCGGCCTGGCGCTCATGTTCCTCGCCCGCGGCATGGTTCCCGTGATCGCCGCCGGGATCGTGATGATGTCGGGCTTCATGCTCGTCCTCGCCCCGATCGGCGCCCTCGTCCGCGACTACTCACCACCGGGCCGGGCCGGCCATGTCCAAGGGCTGCGGATGGTCTTCGCCATCCTCATTCCGATGCTCGTCGGCCCGTACCTCGGCGCCGCCGTGATCACCGGCGCCGGCGAGGTCTACGAGGATCTCGGCGTGGTGAAGCAGGTCCCGACGCCGGGCATCTTCCTCATGGCACTGGCCGTGCTGGTCCTCATCGCGGTGCCGGCCGTGGCCCTGCGGCGGCGGGAGCAGGGGGCCCCGGCATGACGCTGCTGACCCCGTGGGGTGCCACGCTCGACGCGGAGCGTGTCCTGCCCGACTATCCCCGTCCCCAGTTCGCCCGGGACAGCTGTCTCAACCTCAACGGCCGGTGGGAGTACGCGATCACCGGCTCGCCCACCGAGCCCGAACGCTACGACGGCCATATCCTCGTGCCGTTCTCGCCGGAGTCCGCGCTCTCCGGCGTCGGGCGGCAGCTCCAGCCGGGCGAGACGCTCTGGTACCGCCGTCCGCTGACCCTCCCGGCGGGCTTCCACGCCGCCGGCTCGCGCCTGTTGCTGCACTTCGGCGCGGTCGACCAGACCTGCCGGGTCTACCTGAACGACGTCCCGGTCGGCGGCCACACCGGCGGGTATCTGCCGTTCACCTGCGACATCACCGACGCGCTCCGCGAGGACGCCAACGTCCTGGTCGTGGCGGTCCAGGACGACAGCGACACCGGCCACCACTCCCGGGGCAAGCAGCGGCTGCGCCGTGGCGGCATCTGGTACACCGCCCAGTCCGGGATCTGGCAGACGGTGTGGGCCGAGAGCGTGCCCGCCGTACACCTGCGGCACCTCACCCTGACGCCGCTCCTCGACGAGCGGTGCGTCGAGGTGACGGCGCACGCGACGGCGGATGCCGGCGACGCCGGCATCCGGATCCTGGCCGACGGGATCGCGGTGGCCGAGGCCACCGCGCCGGTCGGCGTGGCGGTGCGCATCCCGATCCCCGAGGTACGGCAGTGGAGCCCGGAGGATCCGTTCCTCTACGACGTGACCGTCGAGCTGGGCGCGGATCGGGTCCGCAGCTATTTCGGCATGCGCTCGTTCGGTGTCGGACCGGACGGGGACGGCGTGCCCCGCCTGCTGCTCAACGGCCGGCCGTACTTCCACGCCGGGATCCTCGACCAGGGCTACTGGTCGGACGGCATGTACACGGCGCCCTCCGACGAGGCGATGATCGCCGACATCGCCACGATGAAGCGGCTCGGGTTCACCATGCTGCGCAAGCACATCAAGATCGAGCCGCTGCGCTGGTATTACCACTGCGACCGGCTGGGGATGCTGGTCTGGCAGGACATGGTCAACGGCGGCAGCGGTTACCACCCGCTGGTCGTCACCGCGCCGGCGGTGACGCCGCTGCGGCTGCCCGACCGGGGCCCGTGGCGGCGCTGGTTCGGCCGCGCCGACGCCGGGGGACGGGCCCGGTTCCGGACCGAGATGCGCGACACCGTCGAGCACCTGCGCAACGTGGTGAGCCTCGCCGTGTGGGTGCCCTTCAACGAGGGCTGGGGGCAGTTCGACGCGGCCCGGATCGCCCGCGACGTCGCCGAACTCGACCCCACCCGTACTGTCGACCACGCCAGCGGATGGCACGACCAGCGCGGGGGCGACCTGCGCAGCCTGCACGTGTACTTCCGCCGCTTCCGGGTGCCGCGGCGACGCGGTGACCGCCGGGTGCTGGTGCTGTCCGAGTACGGCGGCTACAACCTGCGCGTCGACGGGCACGCGTTCAGCCGCAAGGATTTCGGCTACCGGCGGTGCCGGAGCACCGAGGAACTGGCGGAGGCGTTCACGCGGCTGCACACCGAGCAGATCGTGCCCGCGATCCGGGCTGGTCTGAGCGCGACCGTCTACACCCAGCTGTCCGACGTGGAGGACGAGCTCAACGGCCTGCTCACGTACGACCGGCGCGTGGTCAAGCTTCCCGAGGAAGTGGTGCGGCAGGTCAACGCACAGCTGCGTCACCAGCGGTTCTGAGCTTCCTCCGCCCAGCCGACCAGGCCGTCCAGAGCCACCCGTTCGCCGTCGTCCGCCTGGGCCCAGCCGGAGAAGTGCCCGAAGCACTGGTGGGTCTCGCTGGCCACGACGCCGAGGTTGGTGCGCGAGATCTTCTCGTGGAACGGGTGGAACTCCACCTCGACCCGATCACCGCTGATCCGCCACGGCCGCAGCCAGTCGTGGCGGTCGTAGCTCCAGTGCAGTTCGGCGCCGAGCTTGTGCAGCCGGCCGCCGACGAACAGCGCGTTCTCGGTCGAGCCGGTGCCGTCGGTCCACTTGCCGCCGAGTTGGATCGACACGTCCGGTCCGCTGCCCGCCGCCCAGTTCCACGTGATCGCGTACGGCCACTTGCCCCGGCCGTGGTCGAGCACGGCGAACGAGTCCCGTTCGGGCACGACGTGCGTCGTGCCGTTCACCCGCAGCGAGCCCCGCACCGGGCGGCCGACGTCCTTGACCGTGTACTGGAACCGGCGGGTGCTCCACGGGACCACGACGCCGAGCGACTCGTGGCCGGGCGGGAGCGGCACCACGAGGTCGATCTCGATGCCCGGTGCGGTGGCACGGATCGTGCTGCCCTCGGTGGTCTGGTCGATGTCGATCGACAGGCCGCCGCCGCGCGCGTGCACGGTGCCCACGCCGCTGACCGGCGGCAGCACGGCGCCACGGGCGAAGGGGACCACGACGTCCTTGCCGGTCTCGACCTTCGTGGCGCGGTCGAGCACGTAGACGCCGTGCACCCCGGCGTAGTCCAGCGACGACGCGACGAGGCCGACGATGTGGGTGGGCGTCACGATCCCCCAGTACTCCCACCGCTTGGCCCTTCCCCAGCCGCGCAGGTTCGCCCGGTGCAGCGGCCGGCGGGTCCAGCCGACCGCGGCGGGGTTGAGCCGCCCGTCCGGCATGCACAGGTCGACCGGCTCGACGATCTCCTTCTCGTGCGTCATCAGGGGAGCGTAGCGACAGTCGGCGACGGTGATCCGGGTCCGCTCTCAGTAGTCGATGTTGATGGCGGCGACCTGGCGGCTGCCGTTGGAGACGATGGCCGGGCCGGCGAAGCGGGAACCGGTGTACGTCAGCGCCGTCTTGTGGCCGGGACTGTTGAACCACGCCTCGATCATCTGCTCCGGCGTGGCGGTGCCGGACGACGCGAACAGCACCTCGTGCCCGCAGTGCTTCAGCCCGCTGCCGGCGTTCAGGTTCTGCCGTACGCAGGCCTCCGCGTCGCGGTGCTGCGCCGCGCCGAGCTTGACCTCGGTCAGCCCGAGCGCGCGACGCCGCTCGTTGAGCAGCACCAGCAGCCGCCGTTCCGCGGCGGAGACACCCGTCGACGTGCCGGCCGACCGGGACGGCGACGGAGTCGGCTTCGGTGACGGCTTCACCGACCTGGCGGGACTCGGGCGCGCCGTGGTGGGGGACGGTTTCACCGTGGTCGCTGAAGGCTCCACCGGGGTCGGGGAGGGCGTGAGCGCCGGTGTGGCGGTCGCGGCCGAGGGCTGCGCGGCTGCCGCGCTCGCCGCCTGCCGGCCCGGCTCCTCCGGGTAGTTGGCGAGAACGAGCCCGCCCCCGCCGAGCACGGCGACGGCGGCGACGACGCCGACCAGGGTCTTGGACAGGGAGAGCGTCGACCGCGCCCCGGCGGTCACGATCTGCGTGCCGGCCGGGACGACGTGCGACGGCGAGGCGACGGTGCGCAGGTGGTGCGTGACGTCCGAGGCGAGCCCGGCCGGGATCGGGGTGAGCGCCAGGCCGGCCAGCAGCCGCTCGGCGGGGACCAGGTCGTTCGTCGCGTCCGGGCAGTGCGGGCAGTCCCGGATGTGCCGGGCGAACCGCTTGCGCCACACCGGCGCGGGCCGGCGGTCCCAGCCGGAGGCCGTGTCGGCCAGGCCGGCGCACCCGGGCCGGGCGGTGAGGGCCCGTACGACCAGCCGGGCGGTGTCCAGCTGCGCCTTCATCCGGGAGACGCGCACTGTCACGTGGTGCGGGGCCAGCTTCAGGGCGTCGACCAGGTCGGCGCGGCTGAGGTGACCGGCCTCGACCAGCCACCACAGCGACAGCAGGTGGCGGTGGTCGTCGTCCAGCCAGCGCGTGGCCAGGACGACCTCCCGGCGCTGGTCGGCGAGGCGGAGCTGGGTCAGGGTCAGGTCCTCGAAGTCCGCGCGCGGGTCGATCACGTTGTCGATGTCCTCCGGCGGCGCCGGTGTGGTGTGCCGGCGCTGCGTGTGGGTGCGGATCTCGTTCATGGTGACGGCGACGAGCCACGAGCGGAAAAGCTGCGGCTCGCGTACGCCCGGCAGCCCGCGGACCACGCTCAGCATCGTGTTCTGCACCACGTCGTCGACGTCCGCCGACCGGTTCAGGGCCCGGCCCACGATGTTGTAGACCAGCGGCAGACAGTGCGAGACCAGCTCGTCCACCGCCGCCCGGTCGCCGCGGCGTGCCGCGTCCACCACCGTCGACATGTCGGCCCTGCCCGGGTACGCGTGAGAGGACACGCTCATAACCTCGCCTTCACCGAACGATCTCGTACACGGTGGAGACTGTCCGGTACGCGGTCAGGTCACACAAATGTGTGCGGTGTCGGTGGGAGGCGTTACCTTCTCCGCCATGCCATTGATCACAGTCACCGACGAGGTCGTCGGTGCTCCGAGCGGGCCCACGTGGACCATCGAGGTCTTCGAGGAGGAGGTACGCCTCGACGAGCTGATCCGGCGGCGGGTTTCGCTGGAGATCGCCGAGTCCGGTGTGGACGCCGATGCGGGGGAGCGCACCCGTCTGACGCTCGACGCGTTCCGCCGCAACGCCTTCGTGGTGCTCGTCGACGACCGCCAGGTGACCGACCTGGGCGAGAAGATCCACCTGCACGCCGGATCCCGGGTCACCTTCCTCAAACTCGTCCCACTGGTGGGTGGCTGAGTGGACACGCAGGACGTGCAGGCGGCACTGCGCGAGGTGGTCGACGCCGCCAGTGGCTGGCGCGAGAGCGACGACCAGACCTTCAACGAGCATCACCTGCGGCACTTCCTCGACGGTGTGGTGGCCGTGTTCGGCTGGGCGCCGGCCGGTTCGGTTCCGGCGCTGCTCGCCGCGCTCAACGACACGCGCCGGTCCGGTGATCCCGCTCCGCCGCAGGAGGAGCTGCTGTCGGAGGCCGTGCGGAAGGCCGAGTCGGTTGCCGCCGCCGTGACCGACCTGGCCGGCGACGACGCGGATCATGACCGCCGTGCCGCCGCCGCGCTGACAATGGTCGGCCACCTGCCAGGGCGGCCGCACCAGGACGTGAGCGTGTGGGACCGGGCCCGGGGCGAGGCGTGGCGCCGGACGGAAGAACTTCTGGCCGCGCAACCGGCGCCGGTGCGCCAGGTGGTCTTCGACGCGCTGACGGTGCCGGGGGAGAGCGGTGACAAGCAGACCAGACTGATCCGTGTCGTGCGCTCCGGCGGCGGCCTCGACGGCTCGGCCTGGCTCGGCCGGCTGGGCACTCAGGCCTGGCTGGGATTCAATTACTGGAGTTGGCACCTCAATCGGTTCACCTGGGAGGCCATCCAGGCGGAGGCGTCGGCCGGGCGGGTGAACCCGGCGGCGCTGGCGACCTGGCGCCGGACCCGGCTCGAACGTTCGCTGAGCGACATCAGCGACGAGGCCGAACGGATGTGGCCGATCCCCAACGTCGGTGAGCAGTGGGCCGACCGCGCGATCGCGGACGTCGAGGCGATGCCGGCGGATCGCCGGTCCGCGTGGGAGGCGCTGCTGGCGCACTGTCCGGTCGAGGTGGACAAGGCGAAGCCGACGGCCGGTTGGCGCAAGCAGGCCCGGTCGCTGCTCGACGCGGTGGGCGTCGACGATTTCACCGCCCGGCTCGACGACTGGCTCCCGCTCGTCGGGCAGGCGCGCAGCCTGCCGCTGCGCATGACCGCGTGCTGCCCCGGCCACATCGAGGACATGCCACCACGGATGATCGACCGCTACAACGTCGGGCTGCTGTGGGGACTGATCTGGATGCGGACGATGTGCCAGCCGTCCGAGCAGACACTGCGCAGCCTCGGCCAGATCGCGGAACGGGCCGCCCGCAAGATCTCCGGCCACGGCCCGGCGAGCCCGAAACTGGCGAACGTCGCTGTGGCGGCGCTCGTCGACACCGATCACCCCGCCGCCCTCGCCCAACTGGCCCGGCTGTCCTCGCGGCTGACCTACAAGAGCACGCTGCGCCTGGTGGAGAAGGGGCTGACCCGGCACGCCGAGGCGCGCGGTGTCAGCCGGGAGGACGTCGAGGAGATGGCCCTGCCCGGCTTCGGGCTGCCGCTCGCGGACAAGCTGGGCGACTGCTCGTACGAGCTGGAGGTGCGCGGTGTCGACGCCGTAGTGGTGTGGCGCAACGCGGACGGCAAGGTGGTCAAGACGCCTCCGGCCCAGGTGCGCAGGGACCACGGCGACGAGGTGAAGGAGCTGAAGGCGACTGTCGCCGACGTCGCCGCGACGCTCGTCGCCACCCGCGACCGGCTGGAAGGCCTGCTGCGACGCGACCGTTCGTGGACCGTCGAGCAGTGGCGCGAGCGGTTCCTGGACCATCCGCTGGCCCGTACGCTGGCCCGGCGTCTCATCTGGACCGTCGACGGCGTGGCCTGCTGCTGGGCCGGTGAGGCGCTGCGAACAGTGGACGACACAATGGTCGAGCCGGCCGACGAGGCGACGGTCCGGTTGTGGCATCCGGTGCTCGACCCCGACGCGGTGGGGCCGTGGCGGGACTTCCTGACCCGGCACGGGATCACCCAGCCGTTCAAGCAGGCGCACCGGGAGCAGTACCTGCTCACCGACGCGGAGCGGGCCACGGGCATGTACTCCAACCGGTTCGCCGCGCACATCGTGCGCCAGCACCGGCTCAACGCGCTGCTGTCCCGGCGTGGCTGGTCGTACGTCCAGCACCGCAACGACGGGGCCTCGTACGACCTGCCCTGGCTGGCCCTCCCGGACTGGGGGCTGCGCGCCGAACTGGGTGTCGCCGGGATCGAGGACCGGGGCGACGACCTCGTGTTCGACACGATGGGGACCGACCAGCTGTTCTTCATCCGGGGAGAGCGCCTGCCGGTTCCGCTGGCGGAGGTGCCGCCGGTCGTGCTGAGCGAGGTGATGCGCGACGTCGACCTGTTCGTGGCCGCGGCCGGGGTGGGCGCCGACCCGAACTGGTACGACGGTGGGCCGCAGGGCCGGTATCGCGACTACTGGGCGCAGAGCAGCTTCGGCGAGCTGACCCCGACCGGCCGAACGCGCCGGGACGTGCTGGCGGACCTGATCCCCCGGCTGGCCATCGCCGACCGGTGCACGCTCACCGACAGGTTCCTGGAGGTACGCGGCGACCTGCACACGTACCGCATCCACTGCGGCTCCGGGAACATCCTGATCGCACCGGACGAGCGGTACCTGTGCATCATCCCGGACTCGGCGAAGGCGAAGGAGCCGGAGATGTACCTGCCCTTCGAGGGTGACAGCCGGCTCGCCGAGATCATCAGCAAGGCGTTGCTGCTGGCCGCCGACAAGAAGATCAAGGATCCGGTGATCCTGCGCCAGCTGTGAGGCGGTCGGCGGGCGCCGGGTCCGGAGTCAGCCCGGCGCCCGCTTCGGCAGCAGCAGCTCCTCGTGGTCGAGTTCGCGTTCCAGCACGCGTAGTTCCTCGTCCGGCAGCCGCCCGGAGTCGCGCCACCGCAGCAACTCCTCGCGCTGCGCTTCGAGGACGGTCCTGCGGACCCGCAGCGCCGTCTCGTACTCCGGTGAGGTGGGCAGCTCCGACGATCCGCTCTGCTGGAGCAGGTCGAGCCGCCCCCGGTAGCGGGCCAGCCGGGTCTGCAACTGTGCCCGCGTGGTGTCGACGGCGACCCTGCTGTCCGGCTCCTCGGCGGCGACGAGGTCGAGGCGGGCCAGCGCGGCCTCCACCGCGGCCGAGCGGGCCTCGTTGCGTACCCGGGCCTGGTCGGCCTCGTTGGCGCGCAGGCCGAGCATGCGCACGAGCGGCGCGAACGTCAGGCCCTGCCCGACCAGCGTCACCAGGACGACCACGAAGGTGCAGAACAGCAGCAGGTCACGATCGGGGAAGGGATCTCCGCTACGGGTGGTCAGCGGCAGCGTGAAGATCGCGGCCAGGCTGATCACGCCCCGCGTACCGGACCAGCTCAGGGCCACCACCTCGCGGGAGGTCAGCCCGCGGGCGTTGCGGTCGACGCCGCCGAGCCGGCGTGCGGCATCAGGGTCGTCGGTGTCGTCCTGTTCGGCGACGCCACCGAGCCGGGTGTGCAGCGACCGGGGGAGCCACTGGGTCAGGATCAGCCAGGCCGGGCGCAGAAGCAGCACCACGCCGACCGACACGGCGACGGCGATGACGATTGTCGACGTCTCGTACTGGCGCAGGCCCCGCATGACGGCGGGGAGCTGCTGGCCGATCAGCAGGAAGACGAAGCCTTCGAGGAGGAAGTCGACGAGCCGCCACACGGCGTTGGTCTGGAGGCGGGCGGCCCCGGAGCCGAACTGTGGCGTCTGGTGGCCGACGATCAGGCCGGCGACCACCACTGCCAGCACGCCGGAGACGTGCAGCGCCTCGCCGAGCAGGTACGCCACGAACGGCGTCGCGAGCGAGATCGCGTTCGACAGCAGCGGGTCCGCGGTGAGCGGCCGGACCAGCCGTTTCGCCCGTGCGACGACCACGCCCACCGCGATGCCGCCGGCCGCCGCCAGCACGAACTGCCCGATCGCGGCGGGGAACGAGAATGTGCCGCCCACGGCGGCGGCCACAGCGACGCTGAGCATGGTCAGCGCGGTGGCGTCGTTCAGCAGCCCTTCGCCCTGGATGATCGTGACCATCTTCGGCGGCAGGTTGACCCGGCGGCCCACGGCCAGGGCGGCGACCGGGTCGGGCGGCGCGATCGCGGCACCGACAGCGATGCCTGCCGCCAGCGTCGCGCCGGCCACGAACAGGTGGAACCCGATGCCCACGAGCAGTCCGGTGAGGAGCACCAGCACCACGGAGAGGCTGACCACGATCCGCAGGTTGCGG
It includes:
- a CDS encoding pentapeptide repeat-containing protein yields the protein MRTTTIGDLKILLPDLDPDDLDTTTDLADGLTEALVNGAAWRGSHLEDASIRSSLIAGADLSESTWEAGSLYGCEITRTDFSGATLTGITVERCAITGSRFTGARLTDVRLKDVLFDGCRFDYASLQRVAAAGSVAFTDCTLTNGAWSSCRLPRLVLRSCDLAGLELDSCHLDGTDLRGSRLHGLKTSLDNLRGVTLGEDQLPDLTQLTVAALNLAVRKD
- the amcA gene encoding multiple cyclophane-containing RiPP AmcA: MTKALAVLINAAPEHLARLGVDPQRSVASIDAAKFDNRPTWDNKGKFDSRPGWDNWNKKK
- a CDS encoding sigma-70 family RNA polymerase sigma factor, with product MSVSSHAYPGRADMSTVVDAARRGDRAAVDELVSHCLPLVYNIVGRALNRSADVDDVVQNTMLSVVRGLPGVREPQLFRSWLVAVTMNEIRTHTQRRHTTPAPPEDIDNVIDPRADFEDLTLTQLRLADQRREVVLATRWLDDDHRHLLSLWWLVEAGHLSRADLVDALKLAPHHVTVRVSRMKAQLDTARLVVRALTARPGCAGLADTASGWDRRPAPVWRKRFARHIRDCPHCPDATNDLVPAERLLAGLALTPIPAGLASDVTHHLRTVASPSHVVPAGTQIVTAGARSTLSLSKTLVGVVAAVAVLGGGGLVLANYPEEPGRQAASAAAAQPSAATATPALTPSPTPVEPSATTVKPSPTTARPSPARSVKPSPKPTPSPSRSAGTSTGVSAAERRLLVLLNERRRALGLTEVKLGAAQHRDAEACVRQNLNAGSGLKHCGHEVLFASSGTATPEQMIEAWFNSPGHKTALTYTGSRFAGPAIVSNGSRQVAAINIDY
- a CDS encoding DUF2804 domain-containing protein, giving the protein MTHEKEIVEPVDLCMPDGRLNPAAVGWTRRPLHRANLRGWGRAKRWEYWGIVTPTHIVGLVASSLDYAGVHGVYVLDRATKVETGKDVVVPFARGAVLPPVSGVGTVHARGGGLSIDIDQTTEGSTIRATAPGIEIDLVVPLPPGHESLGVVVPWSTRRFQYTVKDVGRPVRGSLRVNGTTHVVPERDSFAVLDHGRGKWPYAITWNWAAGSGPDVSIQLGGKWTDGTGSTENALFVGGRLHKLGAELHWSYDRHDWLRPWRISGDRVEVEFHPFHEKISRTNLGVVASETHQCFGHFSGWAQADDGERVALDGLVGWAEEAQNRW
- a CDS encoding glycoside hydrolase family 2 protein; this translates as MTLLTPWGATLDAERVLPDYPRPQFARDSCLNLNGRWEYAITGSPTEPERYDGHILVPFSPESALSGVGRQLQPGETLWYRRPLTLPAGFHAAGSRLLLHFGAVDQTCRVYLNDVPVGGHTGGYLPFTCDITDALREDANVLVVAVQDDSDTGHHSRGKQRLRRGGIWYTAQSGIWQTVWAESVPAVHLRHLTLTPLLDERCVEVTAHATADAGDAGIRILADGIAVAEATAPVGVAVRIPIPEVRQWSPEDPFLYDVTVELGADRVRSYFGMRSFGVGPDGDGVPRLLLNGRPYFHAGILDQGYWSDGMYTAPSDEAMIADIATMKRLGFTMLRKHIKIEPLRWYYHCDRLGMLVWQDMVNGGSGYHPLVVTAPAVTPLRLPDRGPWRRWFGRADAGGRARFRTEMRDTVEHLRNVVSLAVWVPFNEGWGQFDAARIARDVAELDPTRTVDHASGWHDQRGGDLRSLHVYFRRFRVPRRRGDRRVLVLSEYGGYNLRVDGHAFSRKDFGYRRCRSTEELAEAFTRLHTEQIVPAIRAGLSATVYTQLSDVEDELNGLLTYDRRVVKLPEEVVRQVNAQLRHQRF
- a CDS encoding DUF4132 domain-containing protein, giving the protein MDTQDVQAALREVVDAASGWRESDDQTFNEHHLRHFLDGVVAVFGWAPAGSVPALLAALNDTRRSGDPAPPQEELLSEAVRKAESVAAAVTDLAGDDADHDRRAAAALTMVGHLPGRPHQDVSVWDRARGEAWRRTEELLAAQPAPVRQVVFDALTVPGESGDKQTRLIRVVRSGGGLDGSAWLGRLGTQAWLGFNYWSWHLNRFTWEAIQAEASAGRVNPAALATWRRTRLERSLSDISDEAERMWPIPNVGEQWADRAIADVEAMPADRRSAWEALLAHCPVEVDKAKPTAGWRKQARSLLDAVGVDDFTARLDDWLPLVGQARSLPLRMTACCPGHIEDMPPRMIDRYNVGLLWGLIWMRTMCQPSEQTLRSLGQIAERAARKISGHGPASPKLANVAVAALVDTDHPAALAQLARLSSRLTYKSTLRLVEKGLTRHAEARGVSREDVEEMALPGFGLPLADKLGDCSYELEVRGVDAVVVWRNADGKVVKTPPAQVRRDHGDEVKELKATVADVAATLVATRDRLEGLLRRDRSWTVEQWRERFLDHPLARTLARRLIWTVDGVACCWAGEALRTVDDTMVEPADEATVRLWHPVLDPDAVGPWRDFLTRHGITQPFKQAHREQYLLTDAERATGMYSNRFAAHIVRQHRLNALLSRRGWSYVQHRNDGASYDLPWLALPDWGLRAELGVAGIEDRGDDLVFDTMGTDQLFFIRGERLPVPLAEVPPVVLSEVMRDVDLFVAAAGVGADPNWYDGGPQGRYRDYWAQSSFGELTPTGRTRRDVLADLIPRLAIADRCTLTDRFLEVRGDLHTYRIHCGSGNILIAPDERYLCIIPDSAKAKEPEMYLPFEGDSRLAEIISKALLLAADKKIKDPVILRQL
- a CDS encoding MFS transporter, whose product is MSATRSVLTPATSAGPAGLRPRTWTALIVLGLVGQMAWTIENIYLNLFVYDTITDDPNAIATMVAASAVTATVATLLLGALSDRTGRRRSFIAGGYLLWGVSTAAFGFLTVGFVEDIAPVANVVLVTAIAVITLDCLMSFLGSGANDAAFQAWVTDVTVPANRGRVESVLAIMPLVSMLVIFGGFDGLARAGNWQLFFVVIGAIMAVAGVLAWFLVEDSPSVVRHEGGYLRAVVHGLRPAAMRANPGLYLALAAWSIWGISTQVFLPYLIIYLQRYLRIEGYAVVLAVVLVTASAVSVVGGRLIDRVGKVRFLLPAVVVYGTGLALMFLARGMVPVIAAGIVMMSGFMLVLAPIGALVRDYSPPGRAGHVQGLRMVFAILIPMLVGPYLGAAVITGAGEVYEDLGVVKQVPTPGIFLMALAVLVLIAVPAVALRRREQGAPA
- a CDS encoding Na+/H+ antiporter → MMISTRVLSVEVSTHSTLLFVLAAVAVVIAVRWVASRTGLPAAALLPLIGIAYALLPGPNVSLDPDLVLMVVLPPLLYSAALDSSLLDIRRNLRIVVSLSVVLVLLTGLLVGIGFHLFVAGATLAAGIAVGAAIAPPDPVAALAVGRRVNLPPKMVTIIQGEGLLNDATALTMLSVAVAAAVGGTFSFPAAIGQFVLAAAGGIAVGVVVARAKRLVRPLTADPLLSNAISLATPFVAYLLGEALHVSGVLAVVVAGLIVGHQTPQFGSGAARLQTNAVWRLVDFLLEGFVFLLIGQQLPAVMRGLRQYETSTIVIAVAVSVGVVLLLRPAWLILTQWLPRSLHTRLGGVAEQDDTDDPDAARRLGGVDRNARGLTSREVVALSWSGTRGVISLAAIFTLPLTTRSGDPFPDRDLLLFCTFVVVLVTLVGQGLTFAPLVRMLGLRANEADQARVRNEARSAAVEAALARLDLVAAEEPDSRVAVDTTRAQLQTRLARYRGRLDLLQQSGSSELPTSPEYETALRVRRTVLEAQREELLRWRDSGRLPDEELRVLERELDHEELLLPKRAPG